From Streptomyces sp. GSL17-111, one genomic window encodes:
- a CDS encoding DUF5994 family protein has translation MNHPPGPDSPRLLPDTIRTSAKPGTALIRLRTTHVRDGVLDGAWWPRSRDLDAELPYLISALTAHIGPVTRVGLDAAAWDDLPTRVIVDDRTVHIDSSPVGDSTVLVTRGERDHFSLLVVPPDAAPEAARTAMARAVGADNVTDAVHILMETSLIETGSDPSRPG, from the coding sequence ATGAACCACCCCCCGGGGCCCGACAGCCCCCGCCTGCTCCCCGACACGATCCGGACGTCCGCGAAGCCGGGAACGGCGCTCATCCGGCTGCGCACGACCCACGTCCGCGACGGCGTCCTCGACGGCGCGTGGTGGCCCCGCAGCCGGGACCTCGATGCCGAGCTCCCCTACCTAATCAGCGCGTTGACCGCGCACATCGGGCCGGTGACACGCGTCGGGCTGGACGCCGCCGCGTGGGACGACCTGCCCACCCGCGTGATCGTGGACGACCGGACCGTGCACATCGACTCCTCCCCGGTCGGGGACTCCACGGTCCTCGTCACCCGGGGCGAGCGCGACCACTTCTCCCTGCTCGTCGTCCCGCCCGACGCCGCGCCCGAGGCGGCCCGCACGGCGATGGCCCGGGCGGTCGGCGCCGACAACGTCACGGACGCCGTGCACATCCTCATGGAGACCAGCCTCATCGAGACCGGCTCCGACCCGTCGCGCCCGGGCTGA
- a CDS encoding ATP-binding protein: MTSWLIRDYAREDLEGVIRVDTESGTTGEPPLFPLADVVTALLAPHPAVVAVADGGVVGAAVSRVEGERAWILRLCMAPAWRGQGLGSALVTALERRLFADGVHTVHAALPDGETGVAALRNCAFAARPGLVFFEKHGAVTPRAVSMLSALGAELPAGGQWKKVAGMRREKRLIERRLVLPLAEPELAGRHGVEPPHAVMLFGPPGTGKSTFARATASRLGWPFLELFPARLAAEYGLAAGLSRRFEDIAQLEHVLVFIDEVEEVAGTRSGADATAVGVVNELLKAIVRFRAQDGRLLVCATNDVTALDPAFLRHGRFDYVLPLGPPDEEARTALWESYLAPAGAEADSAALASASAGFTPADIAHVARTVSQARFERTVDTGVQTPPGTDDYLATIRRTHPTVGPALAEEFADQCERFARV; encoded by the coding sequence ATGACGAGTTGGCTGATCAGAGACTATGCGCGGGAGGACCTGGAGGGGGTCATCCGCGTCGACACCGAGAGCGGCACCACGGGCGAGCCTCCCCTCTTTCCGCTGGCCGACGTCGTGACGGCGCTGCTGGCGCCCCACCCGGCGGTCGTGGCCGTGGCGGACGGCGGTGTGGTGGGGGCCGCCGTGAGCCGGGTGGAGGGGGAGAGGGCGTGGATCCTGCGCCTGTGCATGGCGCCGGCCTGGCGGGGTCAGGGGCTGGGCAGCGCGCTGGTCACGGCCCTGGAACGGCGGCTCTTCGCCGACGGCGTCCACACGGTGCACGCGGCGCTGCCCGACGGGGAGACGGGCGTGGCCGCGCTGCGCAACTGCGCCTTCGCCGCCCGCCCCGGCCTGGTCTTCTTCGAGAAGCACGGTGCGGTGACCCCCCGCGCGGTGAGCATGCTGTCCGCGCTGGGAGCGGAGCTGCCCGCCGGCGGGCAGTGGAAGAAGGTCGCGGGCATGCGGCGGGAGAAGCGGCTCATCGAGCGCCGGCTCGTGCTCCCGCTCGCCGAGCCCGAGCTGGCGGGCCGGCACGGCGTGGAGCCGCCGCACGCGGTGATGCTCTTCGGCCCGCCCGGCACGGGCAAGAGCACGTTCGCCCGCGCCACCGCGAGCCGTCTGGGCTGGCCCTTCCTCGAACTGTTCCCCGCGCGCCTGGCCGCCGAGTACGGCTTGGCGGCCGGCCTGAGCCGGCGGTTCGAGGACATCGCGCAGCTGGAACACGTCCTGGTGTTCATCGACGAGGTCGAGGAGGTCGCCGGGACGCGCAGCGGGGCGGACGCGACGGCGGTCGGCGTGGTCAACGAACTGCTGAAGGCGATCGTCCGGTTCCGTGCGCAGGACGGCCGCCTCCTCGTGTGCGCGACGAACGACGTGACCGCTCTCGACCCGGCCTTCCTGCGGCACGGCCGGTTCGACTACGTGCTCCCCCTCGGCCCGCCGGACGAGGAGGCCAGGACGGCGCTCTGGGAGAGCTATCTGGCCCCGGCGGGCGCGGAGGCCGACAGCGCGGCCCTCGCGTCCGCCAGCGCCGGCTTCACCCCGGCGGACATCGCCCACGTGGCCCGCACGGTCTCCCAGGCCCGGTTCGAGCGCACGGTGGACACGGGCGTCCAGACCCCTCCCGGCACGGACGACTACCTCGCGACCATCCGCCGGACGCACCCCACGGTGGGCCCGGCCCTGGCCGAGGAGTTCGCCGACCAGTGCGAGCGGTTCGCCCGCGTCTGA
- a CDS encoding PRC-barrel domain-containing protein encodes MIPSTDIREWRGRDVVDVKGDKVGTLEAVYVDTASDAPAFCTVKTGLPTRHRLVFVPLAQARVGPEYLKVAVEKKQVKTAPSIDPDGELLAEDEPAVFHHYGLEHRPGSGGERRLARR; translated from the coding sequence GTGATCCCCAGCACCGACATCCGGGAGTGGCGCGGCCGGGACGTCGTCGACGTGAAGGGCGACAAGGTCGGCACGCTGGAGGCCGTCTACGTCGACACGGCCTCCGACGCGCCCGCCTTCTGCACCGTGAAGACCGGCCTGCCCACCCGCCACCGCCTCGTCTTCGTCCCGCTGGCGCAGGCCCGGGTCGGCCCGGAGTACCTGAAGGTCGCCGTGGAGAAGAAGCAGGTGAAGACCGCGCCCAGCATCGACCCCGACGGGGAGCTGCTCGCGGAGGACGAACCCGCCGTCTTCCATCACTACGGACTCGAACACCGGCCGGGCAGCGGTGGCGAACGCCGCCTCGCCCGGCGCTGA
- a CDS encoding spermidine synthase produces the protein MSARFQEIDWRPTPKGEISLRRRREPVSGADVYEVKLGDEFLMSSLFTAGEEALARLGLEAARGTELDVVVGGLGLGYTARTALEDARVRSLLVVDALGEVIDWHQRGLVPLGAELTADARCRLVHGDFFAMVEDAGFDPDAPGRRFDAVLLDVDHAPDHVLHPDHAPFYEPAGLRALAARLHPGGVFALWSNDPPSEPFGRVLAEVFAQSAAHVVSFDNPLQGGTATNTVYVARTPAA, from the coding sequence GTGAGCGCGCGTTTCCAGGAGATCGACTGGCGTCCCACGCCCAAGGGCGAGATCAGCCTGCGCCGACGTCGCGAGCCGGTCTCGGGCGCGGACGTGTACGAGGTGAAGCTCGGTGACGAGTTCCTCATGTCCAGCCTGTTCACCGCCGGGGAGGAGGCGCTGGCCCGGCTCGGGCTGGAGGCCGCGCGAGGCACGGAGCTGGACGTCGTGGTCGGCGGCCTGGGCCTCGGATACACCGCCCGGACGGCGCTGGAGGACGCCCGGGTGCGGTCGCTCCTGGTCGTCGACGCCCTCGGCGAGGTGATCGACTGGCACCAGCGCGGCCTCGTGCCGCTGGGCGCCGAGCTGACCGCCGACGCCCGCTGCCGTCTGGTGCACGGCGACTTCTTCGCCATGGTGGAGGACGCCGGCTTCGACCCCGACGCGCCGGGCCGCCGCTTCGACGCCGTCCTCCTCGACGTCGACCACGCGCCGGACCACGTCCTGCACCCGGACCACGCGCCGTTCTACGAGCCCGCCGGGCTGCGCGCCCTCGCCGCCCGCCTGCACCCGGGCGGCGTCTTCGCGCTGTGGTCGAACGACCCGCCCAGCGAGCCCTTCGGCCGCGTCCTCGCGGAGGTGTTCGCGCAGTCGGCCGCCCACGTCGTCAGCTTCGACAACCCGCTCCAGGGCGGCACCGCCACCAACACCGTCTACGTCGCCCGCACCCCCGCCGCCTGA
- a CDS encoding peptide chain release factor 3 has translation MSAATTAGAEAARRRTFAVISHPDAGKSTLTEALALHARAITSAGAVHGKGNRRGVASDWMEMEQARGISVTSAVLQFAHRGQVLNLLDTPGHADFSEDTYRVLAAVDCAVMLIDAAKGLEEQTRKLFDVCRHRGIPVITFVNKWDRPGREALELLDEIEQEFRLKPTPVTWPVGIAGHMRGLVDVRAPGTLLRYTRAPGGAKEAIEESVPAQRASSEEGADWEQAVEELQLLQADDAVHDHEAFLAGRSTPVFFGAALSNIGVRLLLDAVVDLAPPPGDRPLEGGGTRAVTESFSGLVFKVQANMDRSHRDRIAFLRVCSGVFERGMTVTRAASGKPFATKYAHSVFGQDRSAVETAYPGDVVGLVNASALRVGDTLYAERPAVFPGMPTFAPEHFAVARPADISRTKQFRRGIAQLDEEGVVQVLVSDVRGEQAPVLAAVGPMQFDVVSHRMAGEFSAPVRLEPLPYRLARATDAAGAEQLNRSRLVRGEAMTRLRDKDVLALFPDLWQANSFAREFPDARLDPLVAAHG, from the coding sequence ATGAGCGCCGCCACCACCGCGGGCGCCGAGGCCGCGCGGCGGCGGACGTTCGCCGTCATCAGCCACCCCGACGCGGGCAAGTCGACGCTGACCGAGGCGCTCGCCCTGCACGCGCGGGCCATCACCTCGGCCGGAGCCGTGCACGGCAAGGGCAACCGGCGCGGCGTCGCGTCGGACTGGATGGAGATGGAGCAGGCCCGCGGCATCTCGGTGACCTCCGCCGTGCTCCAGTTCGCCCACCGGGGCCAGGTGCTGAACCTGCTGGACACCCCCGGCCACGCCGACTTCTCCGAGGACACCTACCGCGTGCTGGCCGCCGTCGACTGCGCGGTCATGCTCATCGACGCCGCCAAGGGCCTGGAGGAGCAGACCCGCAAGCTCTTCGACGTCTGCCGCCACCGGGGCATCCCGGTCATCACCTTCGTCAACAAGTGGGACCGTCCCGGCCGCGAGGCCCTGGAGCTGCTGGACGAGATCGAGCAGGAGTTCCGGCTGAAGCCGACCCCGGTGACGTGGCCGGTCGGCATCGCGGGACACATGCGCGGCCTGGTCGACGTCCGCGCGCCCGGCACCCTCCTGCGCTACACCCGCGCCCCCGGCGGCGCCAAGGAGGCGATCGAGGAGAGCGTCCCGGCCCAGCGGGCGTCGTCGGAGGAGGGCGCCGACTGGGAGCAGGCCGTCGAGGAGCTGCAGCTCCTCCAGGCGGACGACGCCGTGCACGACCACGAGGCGTTCCTGGCCGGGCGCAGCACCCCCGTCTTCTTCGGCGCCGCCCTGTCCAACATCGGTGTGCGCCTCCTGCTGGACGCCGTCGTGGACCTCGCGCCCCCGCCCGGTGACCGGCCCCTGGAGGGCGGCGGGACCCGCGCGGTCACCGAGTCGTTCTCCGGCCTGGTCTTCAAGGTGCAGGCCAACATGGACCGCTCCCACCGCGACCGCATCGCCTTCCTGCGCGTGTGCTCCGGCGTCTTCGAGCGCGGCATGACGGTGACGCGGGCGGCGTCCGGGAAGCCGTTCGCCACCAAGTACGCCCACAGCGTCTTCGGCCAGGACCGCTCCGCCGTCGAGACCGCCTACCCCGGCGACGTCGTCGGCCTCGTCAACGCCTCGGCGCTGCGCGTCGGCGACACGCTGTACGCCGAACGGCCCGCCGTCTTCCCCGGTATGCCCACCTTCGCCCCGGAGCACTTCGCCGTCGCCCGGCCCGCCGACATCAGCCGCACCAAGCAGTTCCGGCGCGGCATCGCGCAGTTGGACGAGGAGGGCGTCGTCCAGGTCCTCGTCTCGGACGTGCGGGGCGAGCAGGCGCCCGTGCTGGCGGCCGTGGGCCCCATGCAGTTCGACGTCGTCAGCCACCGGATGGCGGGGGAGTTCTCCGCGCCGGTGCGGCTGGAACCGCTGCCCTACCGGCTGGCCCGGGCCACCGACGCCGCCGGCGCCGAGCAGCTCAACCGCTCGCGCCTGGTGCGGGGCGAGGCCATGACCCGGCTGCGGGACAAGGACGTGCTGGCCCTCTTCCCCGACCTGTGGCAGGCGAACTCCTTCGCCCGCGAGTTCCCGGACGCCCGCCTCGACCCCCTGGTCGCCGCGCACGGCTGA
- a CDS encoding MerR family transcriptional regulator has protein sequence MAERQMQIGEVAERTGLSLRTIRHYEEVGLVTPSARSKGGFRLYNGADVERLMVVRRMKPLDFSLEEMRELLAATDALHADDAPRGEELARLRERVEAYRKVAEARCEALRAQLLAAEDFARTLRRQLDEADRHTA, from the coding sequence ATGGCGGAGCGGCAGATGCAGATCGGTGAGGTGGCCGAACGGACCGGCCTGTCACTGCGCACGATCCGCCACTACGAGGAGGTGGGACTTGTCACACCCTCCGCCCGCAGCAAGGGCGGCTTCCGCCTGTACAACGGGGCCGACGTCGAGCGGCTGATGGTGGTGCGGCGGATGAAGCCGCTGGACTTCTCCCTGGAGGAGATGCGGGAACTGCTCGCCGCCACCGACGCCCTGCACGCCGACGACGCGCCGCGCGGCGAGGAGCTGGCGCGCCTGCGGGAGCGGGTGGAGGCGTACCGCAAGGTGGCCGAGGCCCGGTGTGAGGCGCTGCGTGCGCAACTGCTCGCGGCGGAGGACTTCGCGCGGACCCTGCGCCGTCAGCTGGACGAGGCCGACCGCCACACGGCGTGA
- a CDS encoding SulP family inorganic anion transporter, with translation MTSTLPVAPKPRLSRPDFLASPKVFRTEVLAGLVVALALIPEAISFSIIAGVDPAVGLFASFTMAVVISIVGGRKAMISAATGAIALVIAPLNHEYGLGYLVGAVILGGVFQVVLGAVGVAKLMRFVPRSVMVGFVNALAILIFLAQVPELENVPFAVYPLVIGGLALMVFFPRLTKAVPAPLVSIVILTLITIGAGIAVPTVGDKGELPSSLPVPGLPDMPLTLEALGIIAPYAFAFALVGLMESLMTAKLVDDITDTHSNKTRESIGQGVANIVTGFFGGMGGCAMIGQTMINVKASGARTRLSTFLAGSFLLVLVVVTGPIVSDIPMAALVAVMILVSVATFDWHSVQPKTLRKLPVSETVVMAVTVAVVVATHNLAIGVIVGVLTAMIAFARRVAHLAEVSGVVDPDGKQAVYAVTGELFFASSNDLVYQFDYAGDPDDVVIDLSDAHIWDASSVAALDAIETKYAARGKKVTIIGLNQPSAEMHDKLAGELASH, from the coding sequence ATGACCTCGACGCTGCCCGTGGCCCCGAAGCCGCGCCTGTCCCGCCCGGACTTCCTGGCCTCCCCGAAGGTGTTCCGCACCGAGGTGCTGGCCGGACTCGTCGTCGCTCTCGCGCTCATCCCCGAGGCGATCTCCTTCTCCATCATCGCGGGCGTCGACCCCGCGGTGGGCCTCTTCGCCTCCTTCACGATGGCCGTCGTCATCTCGATCGTCGGCGGACGCAAGGCCATGATCTCGGCGGCGACGGGCGCGATCGCCCTCGTCATCGCGCCGCTGAACCACGAGTACGGGCTCGGATACCTGGTCGGCGCCGTCATCCTGGGCGGCGTCTTCCAGGTCGTGCTCGGCGCGGTCGGTGTCGCCAAGCTCATGCGGTTCGTGCCGCGCTCGGTGATGGTCGGCTTCGTCAACGCCCTGGCCATCCTGATCTTCCTCGCCCAGGTGCCCGAGCTGGAGAACGTGCCGTTCGCCGTCTACCCGCTCGTCATCGGCGGGCTGGCGCTCATGGTGTTCTTCCCCAGGCTCACCAAGGCCGTGCCCGCGCCGTTGGTCTCCATCGTCATCCTCACGCTCATCACCATCGGCGCCGGGATCGCCGTCCCGACCGTGGGCGACAAGGGCGAGCTGCCGTCCTCCCTGCCGGTGCCCGGCCTGCCGGACATGCCGCTCACGCTGGAGGCCCTCGGCATCATCGCCCCCTACGCCTTCGCCTTCGCGCTCGTCGGGCTCATGGAGTCGCTGATGACCGCCAAGCTGGTGGACGACATCACCGACACGCACTCCAACAAGACCCGCGAGTCGATCGGCCAGGGCGTCGCCAACATCGTCACCGGCTTCTTCGGCGGCATGGGCGGCTGCGCCATGATCGGCCAGACGATGATCAACGTGAAGGCCTCCGGCGCCCGCACGCGTCTGTCCACCTTCCTCGCCGGCAGTTTCCTGCTCGTCCTCGTCGTGGTGACCGGCCCGATCGTCTCCGACATCCCCATGGCCGCTCTGGTCGCCGTGATGATCCTGGTCTCCGTGGCCACCTTCGACTGGCACTCCGTGCAGCCCAAGACGTTGAGGAAGCTGCCCGTCAGCGAGACCGTCGTGATGGCCGTCACCGTCGCCGTCGTCGTGGCCACGCACAACCTGGCGATCGGTGTGATCGTCGGCGTCCTCACCGCGATGATCGCCTTCGCCCGCCGCGTCGCCCACCTGGCCGAGGTCTCCGGCGTCGTCGACCCGGACGGCAAGCAGGCCGTCTACGCCGTCACCGGCGAGCTGTTCTTCGCCAGCTCCAACGACCTCGTCTACCAGTTCGACTACGCCGGCGACCCGGACGACGTCGTCATCGACCTCTCCGACGCCCACATCTGGGACGCGTCCTCCGTCGCCGCCCTCGACGCCATCGAGACGAAGTACGCGGCACGCGGCAAGAAGGTCACCATCATCGGCCTCAACCAGCCCAGCGCCGAGATGCACGACAAGCTCGCCGGCGAACTCGCCAGCCACTGA
- a CDS encoding MFS transporter encodes MEDTLTASADPLRTTDDGARTGRGPGGAARFSGWRIVALSAAALALTAPGQTAGISVFIDPLIADLGIGRTAISTAYLTGTLVGACAMPLVGRAVDRYGPRAVMAVIGAVFGAVLLALSLVSGIVGLTAGFVGVRMAGQGALTLVATTTVAYWFDRRRGLALGITSAVGAAGISLAPVLIEALIADVGWRRAWAIEGLVIWALVVPIALLGIRNRPADLGQHVDGIAPTGEEADGPEAGMTLRQALRSGMFWAVAACLAASSMLVTGLNFHQIGLLGEQGLSPTAAAANFLPQTLAALLASFTAGVLIDRVAPKAVLVAAMGVLAAAVLSVGLVGPGWSALAFGFLLGGSGGILRSVEAAAYPRYFGTAHLGAIRGSAHTISVGGSAFGPLAVSLGRDLTGSYAPAMLAFAALPALAALLVLTTREPSPPAATRPTTGRGEP; translated from the coding sequence TTGGAGGACACGCTGACCGCATCCGCAGACCCGCTCCGCACCACGGACGACGGCGCTCGCACCGGACGCGGCCCCGGCGGCGCCGCCCGGTTCTCCGGGTGGCGCATCGTCGCCCTCAGCGCGGCGGCCCTCGCCCTCACCGCACCCGGCCAGACGGCCGGGATCTCCGTCTTCATCGACCCCCTCATCGCGGACCTCGGCATCGGCCGCACCGCCATCTCCACGGCCTACCTCACCGGCACCCTGGTCGGCGCCTGCGCGATGCCGCTCGTCGGCCGGGCCGTGGACCGCTACGGCCCCCGCGCGGTGATGGCCGTCATCGGGGCCGTGTTCGGCGCCGTCCTGCTCGCCCTCTCCCTCGTCTCCGGCATCGTCGGCCTCACCGCCGGCTTCGTCGGCGTCCGCATGGCCGGGCAGGGCGCGCTCACCCTCGTCGCCACCACCACCGTGGCCTACTGGTTCGACCGCCGCCGGGGCCTCGCCCTCGGCATCACCAGCGCCGTCGGAGCCGCCGGGATCTCCCTGGCCCCCGTGCTGATCGAAGCGCTGATCGCGGACGTCGGCTGGCGTCGCGCCTGGGCGATCGAGGGCCTCGTCATCTGGGCCCTCGTCGTCCCCATCGCGCTGCTCGGCATCCGCAACCGCCCGGCGGACCTCGGCCAGCACGTCGACGGGATAGCGCCCACCGGCGAGGAGGCCGACGGCCCGGAGGCGGGCATGACCCTGCGCCAGGCGCTGCGGTCGGGGATGTTCTGGGCCGTCGCGGCCTGCCTGGCGGCGAGCAGCATGCTCGTGACCGGGCTCAACTTCCACCAGATCGGCCTCCTCGGCGAGCAGGGCCTCTCCCCGACCGCGGCCGCCGCGAACTTCCTCCCCCAGACACTCGCCGCACTTCTGGCCAGCTTCACCGCCGGCGTGCTCATCGACCGCGTCGCGCCCAAGGCCGTCCTCGTCGCGGCGATGGGCGTGCTCGCCGCCGCCGTGCTCTCCGTCGGCCTGGTCGGCCCCGGCTGGTCGGCGCTGGCCTTCGGCTTCCTGCTCGGCGGCTCCGGCGGCATCCTGCGCTCCGTCGAAGCCGCCGCCTACCCCCGGTACTTCGGCACCGCGCACCTCGGCGCGATCCGCGGCAGCGCGCACACCATCTCGGTGGGCGGGAGCGCCTTCGGACCCCTCGCCGTCTCCCTCGGCCGCGATCTCACCGGCAGCTACGCCCCCGCGATGCTCGCCTTCGCGGCCCTGCCCGCCCTCGCCGCCCTCCTCGTCCTGACGACCCGCGAGCCCTCGCCGCCCGCCGCGACGAGACCGACGACCGGGCGGGGCGAACCCTAG
- a CDS encoding LPXTG cell wall anchor domain-containing protein, with protein sequence MNRTPAVALATLALVASGGALAPAASADSGSRDTLRLQAHLDPVPFSKVKGSGTATVTLKGHRATVSVTAHGLLAGAPHAQHIHIAAKGQCPPASAARTVNGMKSVFTTDGAPFYGGIGTSLTTKGDTSPASGLAVDRFPVGPDVAYHRTVTVSAEAAKSLREGTAVVVVHGTDVNGNGKYDDVLGPSDLDPKLPAEATNPALCGPLTKAAKGPVKGGLGGSQGTDGNTLAVAGGAGLLAAAGGVFFLRRRPGRAA encoded by the coding sequence ATGAACCGCACCCCTGCCGTCGCCCTGGCCACCCTCGCCCTCGTGGCGTCCGGTGGTGCCCTGGCCCCGGCCGCCTCGGCGGACTCCGGAAGCCGGGACACCCTGCGCCTCCAGGCCCACCTGGACCCGGTGCCCTTCAGCAAGGTCAAGGGCTCGGGCACCGCCACGGTCACCCTCAAGGGCCACCGGGCGACCGTCAGCGTGACCGCACACGGCCTGCTGGCCGGAGCCCCGCACGCCCAGCACATCCACATCGCGGCCAAGGGCCAGTGCCCGCCGGCCTCCGCCGCCCGGACGGTGAACGGCATGAAGTCCGTCTTCACCACCGACGGCGCCCCCTTCTACGGCGGCATCGGCACCTCACTGACCACGAAGGGCGACACGAGCCCCGCCTCCGGCCTGGCGGTGGACCGCTTCCCCGTCGGCCCCGACGTCGCCTACCACCGCACCGTCACCGTCAGCGCGGAGGCCGCCAAGAGCCTGCGGGAGGGCACGGCCGTCGTCGTCGTCCACGGCACGGACGTCAACGGCAACGGGAAGTACGACGACGTCCTCGGGCCCTCCGACCTCGACCCGAAGCTCCCCGCCGAGGCGACCAACCCCGCGCTGTGCGGGCCCCTGACGAAGGCCGCCAAGGGCCCGGTCAAGGGCGGCCTGGGCGGCAGCCAGGGCACCGACGGCAACACCCTCGCCGTGGCCGGGGGCGCCGGGTTGCTGGCGGCGGCGGGAGGCGTGTTCTTCCTGCGCCGCCGTCCCGGTCGCGCGGCCTGA
- a CDS encoding sortase domain-containing protein, translating into MPRTGGRRGVRTAAATACAAAGGVLIALGLPTTGAVPPPERPPTAPRAASSEGTAHPLPPARPRRLRVPALGLDVVTTPVGLDDDGSVALPDDPDHAGWFTHGPTPGQRGNAVLVGHVDSASGPAAFHGLSAARPGDRVVVDRAHGPGAEFTVTSATVYDREAFPSDEVYGPSTEPRLTLITCAGWDVEQRAYRANLVLTARLTPGTDA; encoded by the coding sequence ATGCCCAGGACCGGTGGCCGCCGCGGTGTCCGCACCGCGGCGGCCACCGCCTGCGCCGCGGCGGGCGGCGTCCTCATCGCCCTCGGTCTGCCCACCACCGGAGCGGTGCCCCCACCGGAACGGCCACCGACCGCACCCCGGGCGGCGTCCTCGGAGGGCACCGCGCACCCCCTGCCCCCGGCCCGGCCGCGTCGCCTCCGCGTGCCCGCCCTCGGCCTGGACGTCGTCACCACGCCGGTCGGCCTGGACGACGACGGCTCCGTCGCCCTGCCGGACGACCCCGACCACGCGGGCTGGTTCACCCACGGCCCCACGCCGGGGCAGCGGGGCAACGCGGTCCTCGTCGGCCACGTCGACTCCGCGTCCGGACCGGCCGCCTTCCACGGCCTGAGCGCCGCCCGCCCCGGGGACCGCGTCGTCGTGGACCGCGCGCACGGCCCCGGAGCGGAGTTCACCGTCACCTCGGCCACCGTGTACGACCGCGAAGCCTTCCCCTCCGACGAGGTCTACGGGCCGAGCACGGAGCCGCGCCTGACCCTCATCACCTGTGCGGGCTGGGACGTCGAACAGCGTGCCTACCGTGCCAACCTGGTGCTCACCGCCCGCCTGACGCCGGGCACGGACGCGTGA
- a CDS encoding MFS transporter — protein MTVDEVLVPEQPEEKPAALPSPWRSGRFRLFFTARSASLLADGMLMVSLTTAVLGAGYGAGGVGYALAAWMAPIALLVLFGGVLADRFTPQVMMVGADVARMVAMLVLAALLLGGDVPLWQIMALMALSGAATAMFQPGLASMVPRVAEDIQRANALLRVSEAMSALIGPGLAGLLVAYWNVAGSFAVIAGAYALSGLVLAPLRRLSVARDESDDPMWRRLVTGWHEFRSRSWLWGVIVIWAVYGLFVFGPAIPLGAALISEQHGASGYGWIASADGAGTIIGGLIGMRVRPRRPLVAGACAMLFFALNPLAPALGWSFTATALTSVAAGCGFAFWGVMWATSVQSHIPLAVLSRVYAYDVAGSIMVIPLGRALSGPGAEIFDADRVLLFSSVMAVVCIPVMLCVPAIRRLGRTPKPLDGTAGTAGTASAG, from the coding sequence ATGACGGTCGATGAGGTGCTCGTGCCCGAGCAGCCGGAGGAGAAGCCGGCGGCGCTGCCGAGCCCGTGGCGGTCCGGCCGCTTCCGGCTGTTCTTCACCGCCCGCAGCGCCTCGCTGCTGGCGGACGGCATGCTGATGGTCTCGCTCACGACCGCCGTGCTCGGGGCGGGCTACGGGGCCGGTGGCGTGGGCTACGCGCTGGCCGCGTGGATGGCGCCGATCGCGCTGCTCGTCCTGTTCGGGGGCGTGCTGGCCGACCGGTTCACGCCGCAGGTGATGATGGTCGGCGCCGACGTGGCGCGGATGGTGGCCATGCTCGTCCTCGCGGCACTGCTGCTCGGCGGGGACGTGCCGCTGTGGCAGATCATGGCCCTGATGGCGCTCAGCGGCGCCGCGACCGCCATGTTCCAGCCGGGCCTGGCGAGCATGGTGCCCCGCGTGGCCGAGGACATCCAGCGGGCGAACGCGCTGCTGCGGGTCTCCGAGGCGATGAGCGCCCTGATCGGGCCGGGGCTCGCCGGGCTCCTGGTGGCCTACTGGAACGTCGCGGGGTCCTTCGCGGTGATCGCGGGGGCGTACGCGCTCAGCGGGCTGGTCCTGGCGCCGCTGCGCAGGCTCAGCGTCGCCCGGGACGAGAGCGACGACCCGATGTGGCGCCGGCTGGTCACCGGATGGCACGAGTTCCGTTCGCGCTCCTGGCTGTGGGGGGTCATCGTCATCTGGGCCGTCTACGGCCTGTTCGTGTTCGGTCCGGCGATCCCGCTGGGCGCGGCGCTGATCTCCGAACAGCACGGGGCGAGCGGGTACGGCTGGATCGCCTCGGCCGACGGTGCGGGCACGATCATCGGTGGTCTGATCGGCATGCGGGTGCGGCCCCGGCGGCCGCTGGTCGCGGGGGCCTGCGCCATGCTCTTCTTCGCCCTGAACCCGCTGGCGCCCGCGCTCGGTTGGTCGTTCACCGCCACGGCGCTCACCAGCGTGGCGGCCGGGTGCGGCTTCGCCTTCTGGGGCGTGATGTGGGCCACGAGCGTCCAGTCCCACATCCCGCTGGCCGTCCTCAGCCGGGTCTACGCCTACGACGTGGCCGGGTCGATCATGGTGATCCCGCTGGGCCGGGCGCTGTCCGGCCCGGGCGCCGAGATCTTCGACGCCGACCGGGTGCTGCTCTTCTCCTCCGTCATGGCCGTCGTCTGCATCCCCGTCATGCTCTGCGTGCCCGCCATCCGCCGACTCGGCCGCACGCCCAAGCCCCTCGACGGGACGGCCGGGACGGCGGGGACGGCGTCCGCCGGCTGA